In uncultured Desulfuromonas sp., the genomic stretch TCAAAGGTGGCGAATTCAACGTTGAACAGGCTGTCGGTGTCGGACTTGCGGCCAACCACGCGGCAGTGCCCTTTGTACAGTTTGACGCGCGCCATACCGTTAACGGTTTTCTGGGTGTCATCGATCAGCGTTTGCAGGGCTTCACGCTCCGGAGCGAACCAGTAACCGTTGTAGACCATTTCCGCATAGCGCGGGATCAACGAATCACGCAGATGCATCACTTCGCGGTCCATGGTGATGGACTCGACACCGCGATGAGCTTCTTCGAGAATGGTGCCGCCCGGTGTTTCATAGACGCCGCGGCTCTTCATGCCGACGTAACGGTTTTCCATCAGGTCGACACGGCCGATGCCGTGCTTGCCACCCAGTTCGTTGAGCTTGGCCAGCAGGTTGGCCGGGGACAGCTGCTCGCCGTTGATGGCAACCGGGTCACCGTTTTTGAACTCGATCTCAACGAATTCCGGTTGGTCCGGGGCATCCTCAGGACGGGTGGTCAACACATACATCTCTTCGGGTGCTTCGGCCCAAGGGTTTTCAAGAATGTCACCCTCAAAAGAGATGTGCAGCAGGTTGCGGTCGCTGCTCCAGGGGAATTTCTTGCTGGTCGGTACCGGAATGCCGTGCTTCTTGGCGTAGGCCTCCAGAGCACTGCGGCTATTGAGGTCCCATTCGCGCCACGGTGCGATGACATGGATACTCGGGTCAAAGTGGTAGTAGCCCAGCTCAAAACGGACCTGATCGTTGCCTTTGCCGGTGGCACCGTGGGAGACGGCGTCAGCGCCTTCTGCCAGGGCGATCTCCATTTGCTTCTTGGCGATCAGCGGACGGGCAATGGATGTGCCGAGGAAGTAACGGCCTTCGTAAATGGCATTGGCGCGGAACATCGGGAATACAAAGTCGCGGACAAACTCTTCGCGCAAATCTTCGATAAAGCATTTGCTGGCGCCAGTTTTCTTGGCTTTCTCAGGGATGAAATCGAGTTCTTCGCCCTGACCGAGGTCAGCCGCGAAAGCAATCACTTCACAACCATATTCTTCGACCAGCCATTTGAGGATGATTGAGGTGTCCAGGCCTCCGGAGTAGGCGAGGACCGCTTTTTTGATAGTGCCTTTTTTTTGCATGAGCGTCTCCTTGTGACACAAAACAGTGACGGTGACAGTCACCGCCAGCGGAATTACAGTTTAACAACCCGAGTACTGGCAACAAGATCGTGCAGCCCGCGTTTATCGGAACGGAAGGCAACCATCAAATAGCCGATACATAAAATCAGACTGGATAAAAATTTACCGATGACTTCGCGAACAAACGCCTGTCCATAGCCCACCGGACCGCCGTCATTATGAATCACCTTGACGCGCAAGGCCATTTTACCAGGCGTCTGGCCACAGTATCCGGTGAAGAAAACGTAGTAGGCGAATGAGAGTGTCCAACTCATGCCCACCGCAGAAATGATCATCATTGGGTCCGACTCGAAATCAACATTGTTGACCACCATGCCGATGCCGAGCATCATGGCATAAAACAGGACTTGCAACAGGACGGAATCAATGATAATAGCGAGAACACGCACCCAAAAACCGGCGGGAGCCGCGTCAGTCAACGGAGCCGCCGTTGCCTGAGAGGGCGAAGGGATCGGCGGCGTCGGCATGGGAGGCGGCGTGACCGGTTCTGCTGTCAGCAGTGGTTCTTCCTCGATGTCGAAGTCCTGCGCTTCGAGGGTGAATTGTTCAGAACATTGCGGACAGGTCACCTTGGCCGGAAGTGGCGGCAGTTTGTCGTCGGCAATCTCTTTACTGAACTGACAGTGCGGGCATTCAATAGTCATTGCTTACTCCTTGCTCATCAGGGTGGCCATGATCGCTTTCTGGACGTGAAGGCGGTTTTCCGCTTCATCAAAGACCACCGAATGGCGACCTTCGATAACGTCGTCGGTAATCTCTTCGCCGCGATGCGCCGGCAGGCAATGGAGGACCAGGCAGTCTCCATCGGCGGCATCAATCACTTCGGCATTGATCTGAAAACCGACAAAATCTTTTTCGCGCTGCAACTGTTCCTGTTCCTGGCCCATGCTCGCCCATACATCGGTATTCAGCACATCGGCACCCCAGGCGGCTTGCAACGGATCATTGGTGTAGGTGATCTTGGCACCGAGCTGTTTTGCCCGTTCAATCACCGAGGCATCCGGCTCATAGCCTTTCGGCGTGGCCACGCGCAGCTCGAATCCGAGCACTGCCGCGGCATTGATCCACGAATGGGCCATATTGTTGCCGTCACCGATCCAGCAGTAGACCTGATCTTTGTAGCTGCCTTTGTGCTCCAGAACCGTAAACAGGTCGGCCATCACCTGGCAGGGGTGATAACTGTCGGTCAGGGCATTGATCACCGGCACATCGGCATAACGGGCCAGTTCCTCGATCCCCTCCTGAGAGAAGGTGCGGATCATGATGCCGTCAACGTAGCGTGACATCACCCGAGCCGTGTCTTTGATCGGTTCTCCGCGGCCAAGCTGGGTGTTGCTTGATGACAAAAACAATGCGTGGCCACCCAATTGGTACATGCCCACCTCAAAGGAGATGCGGGTGCGGGTGGAACTCTTCTCAAAAATCATTCCCAGGGTTTTTCCGGCCAGCAGTGGATGGGCAATGCCTTGCTTCTGTTTGTCCTTGAGCTCTTTGGTCAGAGCAAAAATGGCATCAAGCTCTGCAGCCGTCCAGTCGGTCAGACAGAGAAAATGGTTAGTCACAATAACACTCCTGTTTCTGGGGCTATCGCCAGGCGGTAACCCGATCAGTGAACCGCTTAGCGGTTATAGTTGGGACGATCTCCCTCGTAATATTTATACGGTGCATGATACTTGCCGCGACTTGGTGTAAAATGATTCCAAATCAGGGCGGCAATCACCAGCGAAAGGATGATAATCGTTCCGATGATGGCTTCTCTGGATGGTTTCATTGACTCCTCACTAGCTCAAAAGTCATGCGGTAACGTTGTTATCCGTTTTTCTCCACCTCGCTCAATACCTCGGTAAGGATGGTCATGGCCTGGTCGATCTCTTCGCGGCTGACGATCAATGGCGGCACGAAACGTAACACGCTGCCGGCGGTGCAGTTGATCAACAGCCCTTTGGCCATGGCTTGTTTGACAATGTCCGCACCGGGAATCTCCAGTTGCAGACCGAGAATCAGCCCACGACCACGAACAGCTCCGGCGAAGGAAAAGCGGCTGCTCAATGTTTCGAGCTGTTTGTGCAGATAATTGCCCATGGCCACGCAATTGTCGAGCACGCCGTCATCAAGCAAACAGCGCATAGCGGCGACGGCAGTGCTGGTCATCAGCGGGTTGCCGCCAAACGTGGAGCCGTGGGTGCCGGGTCCAAAGGTTGCCGCGACTTCCTCTTTGGCGACCATGGCACCGATGGGCGGACCGCCGGCCAGAGCTTTGGCCAGAGTCATAATGTCCGGAGCGATCTCGTCGTGTTGATAGGCGAACAGGGTTCCGGTACGACCGCAGCCGACCTGAACCTCGTCAAAGACCAGCAGCAGATCCTGCTCATCGCACAGTTGACGCACCGCCTTGAGGTAGCCTTCAGGTGGGACATTGACGCCGCCTTCACCCTGAACCGGTTCCAGCATGACCGCACAGGTATTGGGGCTGATGGCGCTACGCATGGCGTCGATATCGCCGAACGGCACATATTTGAAACCGGGAACCACCGGAGTGAACCCTTTGCGTACGGCGTCCTGGCCGGTGGCACTGATGGTGCCGATGGTGCGGCCGTGGAACGAGGCCAGCGCGGTGATCACTTCAAAGCGGTTTTCACCGTGCTTTTCAGCGCTGTACTTACGCACCAGTTTCATGGCCGCTTCGTTGGCTTCAGCCCCGGAGTTGCAGAAGAACACCCGGTCGCCGAAAGAGTGCTCGGAGAGAATCTCCGCCAGCTCAATCTGGCTTGGAATATGGTAGTAATTCGAGCAGTGGATCAACGTTGCCGCCTGCCGCTGCAGGGCCTCAACCACTTTGGGGTGACAATGGCCCAGGTTGTTGACCGCGACACCGGCGAGAAAATCGAGATATTTGTTGCCGTCGGCATCCCACAGCCAGCAGCCTTCGCCTTTCACCGCAACCAGTGGGTAGCGGCCGTACGTGGTTGTAATATGCTGATCACCGCGGGTGATCCAATCTTGTGATGTGCTCATCGTTTAAACCTCGCTACAGCGGTGCCGATCCCTTGGTCGGTAAAGATTTCCAGCAGACAGGCATGTTCCATGCGGCCATCGATAATGTGGGCTTTTTTCACCCCTTCCATCACCGCGTCGACACAGCAATTGACTTTGGGAATCATGCCACCGCCAATGGTGCCATCGTTTATTAAGCCGGGAACTTCATCAATGTCAATGGTTGAAATCAGCTCGCCCTGTTTGTTTTTGACCCCTTCAATGTCGGTAAGCAGAATCAGCTTCTCGGCATGCAGGGCCCCAGCCACTCGACCGGCAACCAGATCGGCGTTGATATTATAGGTTTCACCGTTGACACCAACACCCACCGGAGCAATGACCGGGATAAAGCTGCTCTCCTCAAGGGCGGTGAGGACCGCCGGATTGATGGACGCCACTTCGCCGACCATGCCGACATCGATGATTTCCGGAGTCAGAGTGTCTGGATTGATGCGTTTCATCTCCAGCTTGCGAGCGGTGATCAGGTTGCCATCTTTGCCGGATAGACCGACGGCTTTGCCGCCGAAGTGATTGATGTTGCCGACAATCTCTTTGTTTACCTTGCCGCCGAGCACCATTTCGACAACATTCATGGTTTCGTGGTCAGTGACGCGCATGCCCTGGACAAAGTCCGTTTCACGGCCCATTTCCTTAAGCACTTTGCCGATTTGTGGTCCACCACCGTGGACGATGACCGGATTAAGGCCGATCAGTTTGAGCAGGATGATGTCGTTGGCAAAGCTCTCTTTAAGGTGCTCTTCGACCATGGCATTGCCGCCGTACTTGATGACAATGGTTTTATTGTTGAAGCGCTGGATATACGGCAATGCCTCGACCAGCACTTTGGCTTTATTGATAATTTCCTGCATGCTTGAATCCCTTTCAACCGCTAGAGAATAAAGCGGGACAAATCTTCGTCGCCAACGATATCACCAAGACTTTCCCGGACCTGAGCCACGTCAATGGTCAGGGTTTTCTCGTTCATTTCCGGAGCGTCAAAAGAGAGCTCTTCGAGCAGTTTCTCCATGATGGTGTGTAAACGACGTGCACCGATATTTTCTGTCTGTTCGTTGACTTGGGCGGCCGTGCGGGCAATTTCGTGAATTGCCTCGCTGGTAAAATTCAGGGTGATATTTTCTGTCGACATCAGGGCCTGATACTGGTTGACCAGCGAATTTTTTGGCTCGGTGAGGATGCGAACAAACTCTTCCTCACCCAGGTTGTCCAGCTCAACGCGGATCGGAAAGCGCCCCTGCAGCTCCGGGATCAGGTCCGACGGCTTGGCCACATGAAATGCTCCGGCGGCCACGAACAGAATGTGGTCGGTTTTTACCGCACCGTACTTGGTGTTCACTGTGCTGCCTTCAACGATGGGCAGAATGTCGCGTTGAACACCCTCGCGGGACACTTCCGGTCCCTGACCACCGTCCTTGCTTGCCACTTTGTCAATTTCATCAATAAAGATGATACCACTTTGCTCGGTGAGTTCACGGGCTTGTTGTTGGACGTTGTCCATATCAACCAGTTTTTCCGCTTCCTGATCAATGAGAATTTGGCGTGCTTCACTGACGGCAATGCGGCGGCGCTTGGTTTTCTTCGGAAACATGTTGCCGAACATCTCCTTGATGTTCAGGCCCATATCTTCAGCTCCCGGCGGCGTTAACACCTCCATGGCCGGAATGGTGCTCTCCTCGGTTTCCAGTTCGACGAAACGGTTATCCAGCTCACCCATGCGCAACAGGCGGCGCAGCTTGTCGCGGGTGGAGCTGCTGCTGTCGTCTTCGCTGTCGAGGTTTTTACGCTCTCCGGGCAGCAGCAGGTCAAGCAGCTTCTCTTCAGCGCGTTCCTCAGCCTTGAGGCGGACCTTCTTGGCTTCCTGTTCGCGCACCATGATAATGGCCAGTTCCACCAGGTCGCGCACCATGCTTTCGACATCGCGGCCAACATAGCCGACTTCGGTAAATTTGCTGGCTTCGACTTTGATAAATGGTGCCTGGGCCAGTTTGGCCAGTCGCCGGGCAATTTCGGTTTTACCGACGCCGGTGGCACCGATCATAATGATATT encodes the following:
- a CDS encoding argininosuccinate synthase produces the protein MQKKGTIKKAVLAYSGGLDTSIILKWLVEEYGCEVIAFAADLGQGEELDFIPEKAKKTGASKCFIEDLREEFVRDFVFPMFRANAIYEGRYFLGTSIARPLIAKKQMEIALAEGADAVSHGATGKGNDQVRFELGYYHFDPSIHVIAPWREWDLNSRSALEAYAKKHGIPVPTSKKFPWSSDRNLLHISFEGDILENPWAEAPEEMYVLTTRPEDAPDQPEFVEIEFKNGDPVAINGEQLSPANLLAKLNELGGKHGIGRVDLMENRYVGMKSRGVYETPGGTILEEAHRGVESITMDREVMHLRDSLIPRYAEMVYNGYWFAPEREALQTLIDDTQKTVNGMARVKLYKGHCRVVGRKSDTDSLFNVEFATFEADEVYNQADAEGFIKLNALRLRIRSMMNKKA
- a CDS encoding RDD family protein, which gives rise to MTIECPHCQFSKEIADDKLPPLPAKVTCPQCSEQFTLEAQDFDIEEEPLLTAEPVTPPPMPTPPIPSPSQATAAPLTDAAPAGFWVRVLAIIIDSVLLQVLFYAMMLGIGMVVNNVDFESDPMMIISAVGMSWTLSFAYYVFFTGYCGQTPGKMALRVKVIHNDGGPVGYGQAFVREVIGKFLSSLILCIGYLMVAFRSDKRGLHDLVASTRVVKL
- the argF gene encoding ornithine carbamoyltransferase, which gives rise to MTNHFLCLTDWTAAELDAIFALTKELKDKQKQGIAHPLLAGKTLGMIFEKSSTRTRISFEVGMYQLGGHALFLSSSNTQLGRGEPIKDTARVMSRYVDGIMIRTFSQEGIEELARYADVPVINALTDSYHPCQVMADLFTVLEHKGSYKDQVYCWIGDGNNMAHSWINAAAVLGFELRVATPKGYEPDASVIERAKQLGAKITYTNDPLQAAWGADVLNTDVWASMGQEQEQLQREKDFVGFQINAEVIDAADGDCLVLHCLPAHRGEEITDDVIEGRHSVVFDEAENRLHVQKAIMATLMSKE
- a CDS encoding acetylornithine transaminase, whose translation is MSTSQDWITRGDQHITTTYGRYPLVAVKGEGCWLWDADGNKYLDFLAGVAVNNLGHCHPKVVEALQRQAATLIHCSNYYHIPSQIELAEILSEHSFGDRVFFCNSGAEANEAAMKLVRKYSAEKHGENRFEVITALASFHGRTIGTISATGQDAVRKGFTPVVPGFKYVPFGDIDAMRSAISPNTCAVMLEPVQGEGGVNVPPEGYLKAVRQLCDEQDLLLVFDEVQVGCGRTGTLFAYQHDEIAPDIMTLAKALAGGPPIGAMVAKEEVAATFGPGTHGSTFGGNPLMTSTAVAAMRCLLDDGVLDNCVAMGNYLHKQLETLSSRFSFAGAVRGRGLILGLQLEIPGADIVKQAMAKGLLINCTAGSVLRFVPPLIVSREEIDQAMTILTEVLSEVEKNG
- the argB gene encoding acetylglutamate kinase, with amino-acid sequence MQEIINKAKVLVEALPYIQRFNNKTIVIKYGGNAMVEEHLKESFANDIILLKLIGLNPVIVHGGGPQIGKVLKEMGRETDFVQGMRVTDHETMNVVEMVLGGKVNKEIVGNINHFGGKAVGLSGKDGNLITARKLEMKRINPDTLTPEIIDVGMVGEVASINPAVLTALEESSFIPVIAPVGVGVNGETYNINADLVAGRVAGALHAEKLILLTDIEGVKNKQGELISTIDIDEVPGLINDGTIGGGMIPKVNCCVDAVMEGVKKAHIIDGRMEHACLLEIFTDQGIGTAVARFKR
- the hslU gene encoding ATP-dependent protease ATPase subunit HslU, producing MTNFTPREIVSELDRYIIGQRGAKRAVAVALRNRWRRQQVPAELRDEISPKNIIMIGATGVGKTEIARRLAKLAQAPFIKVEASKFTEVGYVGRDVESMVRDLVELAIIMVREQEAKKVRLKAEERAEEKLLDLLLPGERKNLDSEDDSSSSTRDKLRRLLRMGELDNRFVELETEESTIPAMEVLTPPGAEDMGLNIKEMFGNMFPKKTKRRRIAVSEARQILIDQEAEKLVDMDNVQQQARELTEQSGIIFIDEIDKVASKDGGQGPEVSREGVQRDILPIVEGSTVNTKYGAVKTDHILFVAAGAFHVAKPSDLIPELQGRFPIRVELDNLGEEEFVRILTEPKNSLVNQYQALMSTENITLNFTSEAIHEIARTAAQVNEQTENIGARRLHTIMEKLLEELSFDAPEMNEKTLTIDVAQVRESLGDIVGDEDLSRFIL